A stretch of Anolis sagrei isolate rAnoSag1 chromosome X, rAnoSag1.mat, whole genome shotgun sequence DNA encodes these proteins:
- the LOC137094873 gene encoding NTPase KAP family P-loop domain-containing protein 1-like, giving the protein MTSRKRRDSEKHEIELEKNEDDFCLSLAKALCWIDPPETVGLYVPVGYFKKDFVDKVQYYMNENKQEGCGKLTFFKLVEAIFLMFFYFHIPLPTSDDKSRVHNIFIHCSAWECAGSDRVWAGLITALCDGIIKHFGRFPMSVYRTVGRKGDNTKDSNRNRKWISKKYLCLPLWVATLLIYGVAIGLFVFICLYGFPVGSLTGDFIVLLEVITGIGLVVPAFPAAKKVYNLIWNVLVTQKAQLEKQMNRTDVSAQLGFMGKVKKEVNTIIEYLQFMETFQDRKLQVVLKITNLDRCTPNKVVRVLDAMNILLSDSKSPFISILVADLNVIVKYVESEVSNGYEFLNHIITLPFSFPKMDEKDKKKVLEKMVNCRVKHEKKLEGDKKLEDDQQNSDKGLNESKPCSCCKSADRKLCGRCGDDSHLPLVVVSSMKKEEEEEEVNLINKALRYLENENMMKYVISSKLQMKRIINTIVVMARLMVKKHGPSKFCLQKVTSWVVLANQWPCRLSWILQCIEDDEQMGGFSEEQDSKVTLSDVYERYMEEFDGLKDELNKLLELDGDPELFQNFLDREFEVEDVKTFLPCTVNLDSSLKRYMELGRSSCNLKWTKKTDRFSKSILLEMSEEEICEKMDSLRLENAQKYKEMLRKHRLNGQALLYSNQREIKNTLGMNLRDWVAFRMHFLGSVPDEEEALGRISPLGSFT; this is encoded by the exons ATGACTTCTCGGAAGAGACGGGACTCCGAAAAACATGAAATAG AACTCGAGAAAAATGAGGATGACTTCTGTTTGTCCTTAGCCAAGGCTCTCTGTTGGATTGACCCACCAGAGACAGTTGGGCTTTACGTACCAGTGGGATACTTTAAAAAAGATTTCGTGGACAAGGTTCAGT ATTACATGAACGAGAACAAACAGGAAGGTTGCGGGAAGCTGACTTTTTTCAAGCTGGTTGAAGCCATATTCTTGATGTTTTTCTACTTTCATATCCCACTCCCAACATCAGATGACAAGTCAAGAGTACATAACATCTTTATTCATTGTAGCGCCTGGGAATGTGCTGGAAGTGATCGCGTCTGGGCGGGCCTCATTACCGCCTTGTGTGatggcatcataaaacattttGGTCGATTCCCTATGAGCGTCTACCGGACTGTGGGCCGGAAGGGTGACAATACCAAGGACAGCAATAGAAACAGGAAATGGATCAGCAAGAAGTACCTCTGTCTACCCTTATGGGTTGCAACCCTTCTGATTTATGGAGTGGCTATTGGACTTTTTGTCTTCATCTGCCTTTATGGCTTCCCAGTTGGCAGCTTAACCGGAGACTTCATTGTGTTGCTTGAGGTCATCACTGGCATAGGGCTTGTAGTCCCAGCATTCCCGGCAGCCAAGAAGGTCTACAATTTGATTTGGAATGTGCTGGTCACCCAGAAGGCCCAGCTGGAAAAGCAGATGAACCGGACGGACGTCAGCGCCCAGCTGGGCTTTATGGGCAAAGTCAAGAAGGAAGTCAATACCATCATCGAGTATCTCCAGTTCATGGAGACCTTCCAGGACAGGAAGCTCCAAGTTGTTCTGAAGATCACCAACTTGGACCGATGTACCCCCAACAAAGTGGTGCGTGTCCTTGATGCAATGAACATCCTCCTCTCTGACTCCAAGTCCCCATTCATCTCCATCTTGGTGGCTGACCTGAATGTGATTGTGAAATATGTGGAAAGCGAGGTCAGCAATGGCTACGAGTTCCTCAACCACATCATCACCCTGCCTTTTTCCTTCCCCAAGATGGAtgaaaaggacaaaaaaaaagtgCTCGAAAAAATGGTGAACTGTAGGGTGAAGCATGAGAAAAAGCTTGAAGGTGACAAGAAATTGGAAGATGACCAGCAAAACTCGGATAAGGGCCTGAATGAGTCAAAGCCATGCAGTTGCTGTAAATCTGCTGATCGGAAGCTGTGTGGCAGATGCGGAGATGACAGCCATTTGCCTTTGGTGGTTGTCTCTTCtatgaagaaagaagaagaagaagaagaagtcaacTTGATAAACAAGGCCCTTCGCTATCTGGAGAATGAAAACATGATGAAGTATGTGATTAGCAGCAAGCTGCAAATGAAACGGATAATCAACACCATCGTGGTCATGGCCAGGCTCATGGTGAAGAAGCATGGTCCAAGCAAGTTTTGTCTGCAAAAGGTGACATCTTGGGTGGTCCTTGCCAACCAGTGGCCCTGCAGACTAAGCTGGATCTTGCAGTGCATAGAGGACGATGAGCAAATGGGAGGTTTTTCCGAGGAGCAAGACTCGAAAGTTACCCTGTCCGACGTGTATGAGAGGTACATGGAAGAATTTGATGGTTTAAAAGACGAACTGAATAAGCTATTGGAACTGGATGGGGACCCAGAGCTTTTCCAGAATTTCCTTGACAGAGAGTTTGAG GTGGAGGATGTCAAAACCTTCCTGCCCTGCACAGTCAACCTGGACTCTTCCTTAAAGAGGTACATGGAGCTTGGGCGAAGCAGCTGCAACCTTAAGTGGACCAAGAAAACTGACAGGTTTTCTAAAAGCATCCTCTTGGAGATGTCTGAAGAAGAGATCTGCGAGAAG ATGGACAGTCTTCGTCTGGAAAATGCCCAGAAGTACAAAGAGATGTTGAGGAAGCATCGCTTGAATGGCCAGGCGCTGCTGTACAGCAACCAAAGGGAGATCAAGAATACCCTTGGCATGAACCTTAGGGATTGGGTGGCCTTCCGCATGCATTTTCTTGGGTCGGTCCCT gatgaagaggaagcattggggagaatctcCCCCTTGGGTtccttcacttaa